One Actinomyces respiraculi DNA window includes the following coding sequences:
- a CDS encoding PPA1309 family protein, whose product MPSSQPSTRMSPQQTSLARTVVEVESHVAQRGWDAPVGVFALVRTAAALEQDPSLASLLDAAALAESQADPTALTVIEQEDLPASANLEQLLGQLAWPETVDGVVLSVEQMTVPLEAQERAAAIADAEQRLAVMRQDPGTNDVRMVVGVLRTGESWCAVRGRRQDDDANVTQGEAIIPGLIEALRSTLD is encoded by the coding sequence ATGCCCTCCTCCCAGCCCAGCACCCGCATGAGTCCCCAGCAGACCTCCCTCGCCCGCACCGTCGTCGAGGTCGAGTCCCACGTCGCGCAGCGGGGCTGGGACGCCCCGGTTGGCGTCTTCGCGCTCGTGCGCACCGCCGCGGCGCTCGAGCAGGACCCGTCCCTGGCCTCCCTGCTCGACGCCGCCGCCCTCGCCGAGTCCCAGGCGGACCCGACGGCGCTGACCGTCATCGAGCAGGAGGACCTGCCGGCGTCGGCGAATCTCGAGCAGCTCCTCGGCCAGCTGGCCTGGCCGGAGACGGTTGACGGCGTCGTGCTGAGCGTGGAGCAGATGACCGTGCCCCTTGAGGCGCAGGAGCGGGCGGCGGCGATCGCGGACGCGGAGCAGCGCCTGGCCGTCATGCGCCAGGACCCCGGCACGAACGACGTGCGCATGGTCGTGGGCGTCCTGCGCACGGGCGAGTCCTGGTGCGCGGTGCGCGGGCGGCGCCAGGACGACGATGCCAATGTCACCCAGGGCGAGGCGATCATCCCCGGGCTTATCGAGGCGCTGCGCAGCACCCTGGACTGA
- a CDS encoding zinc-dependent metalloprotease, whose translation MSSDSAPDPFDQIEQVLASLFGAEVAGDAVGALRASGVSPEDLVRSGALPDLSQVSPGQMMALQAQMQQMMAASANETVNWTMGKDLALRTAGAQGDPVVTAAVAETTRGALRVADLWLDSVTDLMPAPGPREAWTRQQWVERTLATWQEVCAPVAEAATSALTDALQHQVEQLDATAEDEAVVRQVGALGGIMRSMAGTAFGMQLGHAVGQLAAEALSATDVGLPLTTEPGTALVPAGVADFADGLVADEEQVRLFLAVREAATARLYAHVPWLRGQVLGALEAYAREIRIDTEAVEEAVAQVDPSDPEAIRTALESGMFASQDSPAQRAALESLETLLALVEGWVEVVTARATAPHLPRAAALQEMLRRRRLAGGAAEQVFARLIGLQFRPRLVREAARLWERLGVQAGDAERDAFWLHPDVMPTAAELASPDDFLTMRRAAADMDSEIDADLASLLEGTLGYAEGVRDADTRQDAPSEEDGPTEEDGPTEEDGPAEE comes from the coding sequence ATGAGCAGCGATTCCGCCCCCGACCCCTTCGACCAGATCGAGCAGGTGCTCGCCTCCCTGTTCGGTGCTGAGGTCGCCGGCGACGCCGTCGGCGCGTTGCGCGCCTCAGGAGTCAGCCCCGAGGACCTGGTGCGCTCGGGCGCCTTGCCGGACCTGTCGCAGGTGAGCCCCGGCCAGATGATGGCCCTGCAGGCGCAGATGCAGCAGATGATGGCCGCCTCTGCCAACGAGACCGTCAACTGGACGATGGGCAAGGACCTCGCGCTGCGCACCGCCGGCGCCCAGGGTGACCCGGTGGTGACGGCCGCCGTCGCCGAGACCACGCGGGGCGCGCTGCGCGTGGCGGATCTGTGGCTCGACTCCGTCACCGATCTCATGCCCGCGCCGGGGCCCCGCGAGGCATGGACACGCCAGCAGTGGGTCGAGCGCACCCTCGCCACCTGGCAGGAGGTCTGCGCCCCGGTCGCCGAGGCCGCCACCAGCGCGCTGACCGACGCCCTCCAGCACCAGGTCGAGCAGCTGGACGCGACAGCTGAGGACGAGGCCGTCGTCCGCCAGGTCGGCGCGCTCGGCGGCATCATGCGCTCAATGGCGGGCACGGCCTTTGGCATGCAGCTCGGCCACGCCGTCGGGCAGCTCGCCGCCGAGGCCCTGTCCGCCACGGATGTCGGTCTGCCCCTGACCACGGAGCCGGGGACCGCCCTCGTGCCCGCGGGCGTGGCGGACTTCGCTGACGGCCTCGTGGCGGACGAGGAGCAGGTCAGGCTCTTCCTGGCGGTGCGCGAGGCGGCCACCGCACGCCTGTACGCCCACGTGCCCTGGCTGCGCGGCCAGGTCCTGGGGGCGCTCGAGGCCTACGCGAGGGAGATCCGCATCGACACCGAGGCCGTTGAGGAGGCGGTCGCGCAGGTGGACCCCTCCGACCCGGAGGCGATCCGCACGGCCCTTGAGTCCGGCATGTTCGCGTCCCAGGACAGCCCGGCGCAGCGCGCCGCCCTGGAGAGCCTGGAGACGCTGCTGGCGCTCGTGGAGGGCTGGGTGGAGGTCGTCACCGCGCGCGCCACCGCCCCGCACCTGCCGCGGGCCGCGGCACTGCAGGAGATGCTGCGCCGTCGTCGCCTGGCCGGAGGTGCGGCCGAGCAGGTCTTTGCGCGTCTCATCGGCCTGCAGTTCCGGCCGCGGCTCGTGCGTGAGGCCGCGCGCCTGTGGGAACGGTTGGGGGTGCAGGCCGGGGACGCCGAGCGTGACGCCTTCTGGCTCCACCCCGACGTCATGCCGACGGCGGCCGAACTCGCCAGCCCCGATGACTTCCTCACGATGCGCCGGGCGGCCGCGGACATGGACTCCGAGATCGACGCGGACCTGGCCTCCCTGCTTGAGGGCACGCTCGGCTACGCCGAGGGCGTGCGCGACGCCGACACACGCCAGGACGCGCCCTCCGAGGAGGACGGTCCCACGGAGGAGGACGGTCCCACGGAGGAGGACGGTCCCGCGGAGGAGTGA